From Trueperella pecoris, a single genomic window includes:
- a CDS encoding inorganic diphosphatase — translation MDFDVTIEIPKGNRNKYEVDHETGRIRLDRMLFTSTRYPDDYGFIDGTLGEDGDPLDALVLLDEPTFPGCVIRCRALGMFRMKDEAGGDDKVVCVPTGDQRASWRTELEDISEFHRLEIQHFFEVYKDLEPGKSVEGAHWVGREETEREIQASFQRAIDTGYYDHNPKLHPDNMK, via the coding sequence ATGGACTTCGACGTCACAATCGAGATTCCCAAGGGCAATCGCAACAAGTACGAGGTGGACCACGAAACCGGCCGCATCCGTCTTGACCGCATGCTCTTCACGTCCACCCGCTACCCGGATGATTACGGCTTCATCGATGGAACTCTTGGCGAGGACGGCGATCCGCTCGACGCCCTGGTTCTGCTCGATGAGCCCACCTTCCCCGGATGCGTGATCCGCTGCCGTGCACTGGGCATGTTCCGCATGAAGGACGAGGCGGGAGGCGATGACAAGGTCGTGTGCGTCCCCACGGGTGACCAGCGTGCATCTTGGCGCACCGAACTCGAGGACATCTCCGAGTTCCACCGCCTGGAGATCCAGCACTTCTTCGAGGTCTACAAGGACCTCGAGCCCGGCAAGTCGGTTGAGGGCGCGCACTGGGTTGGTCGCGAAGAGACCGAGCGCGAGATCCAGGCATCCTTCCAGCGTGCAATCGACACCGGTTACTACGACCACAACCCGAAGCTGCACCCTGACAACATGAAGTAG